From one Triticum urartu cultivar G1812 chromosome 3, Tu2.1, whole genome shotgun sequence genomic stretch:
- the LOC125542634 gene encoding protein IWS1 homolog 1: protein MDDFFDEDGEQLMDPDARSPSPERGAQPYDGLEDDLDDGGADWNRDRSPTPVHGGGGGGDDGSSSRPRKRLLKKGGGGKGDGGGGMPADDLEDWGEDAAAGLADDDVGGDPDADRKRKGSSSLRDLARGGGKDKHEKKRRKEDVGMVREKRGSSSGGKGSGGGRGGGDRGEDQDEEGEKEIQELWNTIAGDGSEDDEEGVRTLDDDNFIDDTGVDPADRYDNDNDGHSPRRFAQAEEAEEDDEIERLFKGGKKKKKNDRPRADIGLIVEQFIAEFEVASEEDANLNRQHKPAINKLMKLPLLIEVLSKKNLQQEFLDHGILTLLKNWLEPLPDGSMPNMNIRSAVLKLLSDFPIDLEQFDRREQLKKSGLGKVIMFLSKSDEETTSNRKLAKELVDKWSRPIFQKSTRFEDMRAYDGERAPYRRPQMKKPSSSSSGMESRDDDLDADFSQRKSGQSGSRQHASRPEASPLDFVIRPQSKIDPEQIRARAKQQVQDQRRLKMNKKLQQLKAPKKKNLQASKLSVEGRGMVKYL from the exons ATGGACGA CTTCTTCGACGAGGACGGCGAGCAGCTCATGGACCCCGACGCCCGCTCCCCCTCGCCCGAGCGCGGGGCGCAGCCCTACGACGGCCTCGaggacgacctcgacgacggCGGCGCCGACTGGAACCGCGACCGCTCCCCGACCCCCgtgcacggcggcggcggcggcggcgacgacgggtCCTCCTCCAGGCCCCGGAAGCGCCTCCTCAAGAAGGGCGGGGGCGGGaagggcgacggcggcggcggcatgcCCGCCGACGACCTGGAGGACTGGGGCGAGGacgcggcggcggggctggcggaCGACGACGTGGGCGGGGACCCGGACGCCGACAGGAAGAGGAAGGGGTCCTCGAGCCTCAGGGACCTCGCTAGGGGCGGGGGCAAGGACAAGCAtgagaagaagaggaggaaggaggacgTGGGCATGGTGAGGGAGAAGAGGGGCTCGTCCTCCGGCGGCAAGGGCTCCGGCGGTGGACGCGGGGGTGGGGATAGGGGTGAGGATCAGGATGAAGAGGGGGAGAAGGAGATCCAGGAGCTCTGGAATACCATCGCCGGGGACGGCTCAGAG GATGACGAAGAAGGTGTTAGAACCTTAGATGATGATAATTTCATCGATGATACTGGGGTTGACCCAGCTGACCGTTATGACAATGATAATGATGGCCACTCTCCTCGACGTTTTGCACAG GCAGAGGAAGCTGAAGAGGACGACGAAATTGAGCGGCTCTTTAAGGGTggtaagaagaagaagaagaatgaccGACCACGTGCAGATATTGGTCTTATAGTTGAACAGTTCATTGCTGAGTTTGAAGTAGCCTCTGAAGAAGATGCCAACCTAAATAGGCAACATAAACCAGCCATTAACAAACTCATGAAGCTTCCGCTCCTCATAGAAGTTCTCTCAAA GAAGAATCTCCAGCAGGAATTCCTTGATCATGGAATACTCACTCTTCTGAAGAACTGGCTTGAGCCTCTACCTGATGGGAGCATGCCCAATATGAATATTCGATCTGCTGTACTGAAGTTACTATCAGAT TTCCCAATTGATCTTGAGCAATTCGACAGAAGAGAGCAGCTCAAGAAAAGTGGCTTGGGAAAG GTTATTATGTTTTTGTCAAAATCTGATGAGGAGACTACTTCCAACAGAAAATTAGCCAAGGAACTGGTTGATAAATGG AGTCGACCAATATTCCAAAAGAGCACAAGATTTGAGGATATGAGGGCATATGATGGTGAAAGAGCTCCTTACAGGAGGCCTCAGATGAAGAA GCCTTCATCAAGTAGTTCTGGAATGGAATCCAGAGACGATGATCTTGATGCTGACTTCTCTCA GCGCAAGTCCGGGCAAAGTGGTTCTAGGCAGCATGCTTCTAGGCCAGAAGCATCACCTTTGGACTTTGTCATTCGTCCACAGTCCAAAATTGACCCCGAACAGATACGGGCTCGTGCTAAGCAACAAGTTCAAGACCAGCGCCGGCTGAAG ATGAACAAGAAACTGCAGCAGCTGAAAGCGCCAAAGAAGAAAAACCTCCAGGCTTCAAAGCTTAGTGTTGAAGGCCGTGGGATGGTCAAGTACTTGTAA
- the LOC125547847 gene encoding RHOMBOID-like protein 1, with protein sequence MPRRGETQEFRPFRRWFPFLVPLFVAANIALFVRTMYVNDCPAHAAAAAAAIGDSVGGAARAAAAHGCMLEPDLGRYAFQPYKENPLVGPTSATLLEMGALETGKVARDHEWWRLITCIWLHAGVIHILANMLSLLMIGIRLEKEFGFLRIGTLYVISGVGGSLLSALFMVSNISVGASGALFGLLGSMLSELITNWTIYENKCAALLTLVMIIVINLAVGILPHVDNFAHIGGFVSGFFLGFVLLMRPQFGYINQKNSRLGVHSATPKSKYKIYQIVLLVIALVILICGFITGYVLLMHGFDASQQCSLCHYLSCVPTSQWDCNKAPSNYCLSSQLGDQLNLTCQSTGKTEMYVISSPSNPEAVKHLCLGLCS encoded by the exons atgCCGCGGCGGGGCGAGACGCAGGAGTTCCGGCCCTTCCGGCGCTGGTTCCCGTTCCTCGTGCCGCTCTTCGTCGCCGCCAACATCGCCCTCTTCGTCCGCACCATGTACGTCAACGACTGCCCCGCCCACGCCGCGGCTGCCGCCGCCGCGATCGGCGACTCCGTCGGCGGGGCCGCCAGGGCTGCCGCCGCGCACGGTTGCATGCTCGAGCCGGACCTCGGCAGGTACGCGTTCCAGCCGTACAAGGAGAACCCCCTCGTCGGGCCCACATCCGCGAC GCTGTTGGAAATGGGGGCACTAGAAACTGGTAAAGTTGCCAGAGACCACGAATGGTGGCGCCTCATCACTTGCATTTGGTTGCATGCTGGTGTTATCCACATACTTGCCAATATGTTGAGTCTCCTGATGATTGGAATCAGGCTTGAGAAGGAATTTGGTTTCC TGAGGATCGGCACACTATATGTGATCTCGGGGGTCGGCGGTAGCTTGCTGTCTGCTCTGTTTATGGTGTCAAATATCTCTGTTGGAGCTTCAGGTGCACTGTTTGGATTACTGGGCTCCATGCTGTCAGAGCTGATAACAAACTGGACAATATACGAGAATAAG TGTGCGGCTTTATTGACTCTTGTTATGATCATTGTTATCAACTTGGCTGTTGGGATCCTTCCACATGTTGACAACTTTGCTCATATTGGTGGATTTGTATCGGGTTTTTTTCTTGGTTTTGTGCTCCTAATGCGCCCACAGTTCGGATACATCAACCAGAAGAACTCTCGTCTTGGAGTTCACTCGGCCACGCCTAAATCCAAGTACAAGATATATCAAATTGTACTCTTGGTGATTGCTTTGGTGATATTAATTTGTGG GTTCATCACTGGCTATGTATTGCTAATGCACGGGTTCGATGCTAGCCAGCAATGTTCTTTGTGCCATTATCTGAGCTGTGTTCCTACTTCACAGTGGGACTGTAATAAAGCACCGAGCAACTATTGCCTC TCTTCACAGCTTGGAGACCAACTAAACCTGACATGTCAAAGCACCGGGAAGACAGAAATGTACGTTATCAGCAGCCCAAGCAACCCGGAGGCGGTTAAGCACCTTTGTCTCGGCCTTTGCAGCTGA